Proteins from a genomic interval of Massilia sp. KIM:
- a CDS encoding DUF2243 domain-containing protein, which yields MWKSPWTTWGAALGFALGGFFDGILLHQILQWHHLLSLVPGLDDLRTQVLWDGYFHLLMYLVAALALWRLWRTGRERGVAWGWPLAGALLVGFGVWHLIDAVLSHWLLGIHRIRIDSANPLAWDLAWLAAFGLVPLVAGWRLLRQGGPELRGSATTMLLLCAFTGGAGAWALRTPPGVPAQTATVVFQPGATPREVLAALDAVDGRLVWSDRAMGVVVVAVDEARRWELYRHGALLVSGTALAAGCLNSSR from the coding sequence ATGTGGAAATCACCATGGACGACATGGGGCGCGGCGCTGGGCTTCGCGCTCGGCGGCTTCTTCGACGGCATCCTGCTGCACCAGATCCTGCAATGGCACCATCTGCTCAGCCTCGTGCCCGGCCTGGACGACCTGCGCACCCAGGTGCTGTGGGACGGCTACTTCCACCTGTTGATGTACCTGGTCGCGGCCCTGGCCCTGTGGCGCCTGTGGCGCACCGGGCGTGAGCGCGGCGTCGCCTGGGGCTGGCCGCTGGCGGGCGCGCTGCTGGTCGGCTTCGGGGTCTGGCACCTGATCGACGCCGTGCTCTCGCACTGGCTGCTGGGCATCCATCGCATCCGCATCGACAGCGCGAACCCCCTGGCATGGGACCTGGCCTGGCTGGCCGCCTTCGGCCTCGTCCCCCTGGTCGCCGGCTGGAGGCTGCTGCGCCAAGGCGGGCCGGAGCTGCGCGGCTCGGCCACCACCATGCTGCTGCTGTGCGCCTTCACCGGCGGCGCCGGCGCCTGGGCGCTGCGCACGCCGCCCGGCGTCCCGGCGCAGACGGCGACCGTGGTGTTCCAGCCCGGCGCCACGCCCCGGGAGGTCCTGGCCGCGCTGGACGCGGTCGACGGCCGCCTGGTGTGGAGCGACCGCGCGATGGGCGTGGTGGTGGTGGCGGTGGACGAGGCGCGGCGCTGGGAGCTCTACCGCCACGGCGCCCTGCTGGTGAGCGGCACCGCGCTGGCGGCCGGCTGCCTCAATTCCAGCCGCTAG
- a CDS encoding ABC transporter ATP-binding protein, with the protein MTPPEDDKKKDLRSQGRRALGLLRRAAEPDRRHLYWAVLWLALAAAFEVAGPLLGKALIDDHLIPRNLDWPRMALLLGGLVVTGWIASWVRYLQLVRLSGVAMRSVQRLREWVYGHVLRLPMAFFDRAITGQLVSRVTNDTEAVKTLFIQVLFVILDSTIVLIGTMIAMAWLDWRLMLIVLTLVPAVLGIVWLYQRLSAPAVTRARALRSDINGQMAESIGGMSVLQASNAEGRFGERFLATNRSHYHARLAELKANAFLLRPALDLLNVVLLAIVIYGFGQRQMNAVEVGVLYAFISYIARVVEPLIQITMQFSGLQQAVVATSRVAALLDEEGAAEHAAGRVGTELAHDPEAPAVRVRHLEFAYVPGQPVLHDLSLDIPQGAFFGIVGHTGSGKSTLLSLLLRYYTADKGSIEIGGLPLAAIGNERFRNEVGLVPQDPFILAASARENIDMGRGLPLERIEAAARAAHAHEFIAALEQGYETQLGEGGSRLSSGQKQLVAIARALAGQPRILLLDEATSRIDSATEQIVQQALEELRGQVTIVAIAHRLSTIREADRIIVLNHGRISEAGAHDELMRIEGGLYQRLYLLQQIAVPDGDKA; encoded by the coding sequence TTGACGCCGCCTGAGGACGACAAGAAGAAGGACTTGCGCAGCCAGGGCCGGCGCGCGCTCGGGCTGCTGCGGCGCGCCGCCGAGCCCGACCGCCGCCACCTCTACTGGGCGGTGTTGTGGCTGGCGCTGGCCGCGGCCTTCGAAGTGGCCGGTCCGCTGCTGGGCAAGGCCCTGATCGACGACCACCTGATCCCGCGCAATCTCGACTGGCCACGCATGGCCCTGCTGCTGGGCGGGCTGGTGGTGACCGGCTGGATCGCGAGCTGGGTGCGCTACCTGCAACTGGTGCGCCTCTCGGGCGTGGCGATGCGCTCGGTGCAGCGCCTGCGCGAATGGGTCTACGGCCACGTGCTGCGCCTGCCGATGGCCTTCTTCGACCGCGCCATCACCGGCCAGCTGGTGAGCCGCGTCACCAACGACACCGAGGCGGTCAAGACCCTGTTCATCCAGGTGCTGTTCGTGATCCTCGACAGCACCATCGTCCTGATCGGCACCATGATCGCCATGGCCTGGCTGGACTGGCGCCTGATGCTGATCGTGCTGACCCTGGTGCCGGCGGTGCTGGGCATCGTCTGGCTCTACCAGCGCCTGTCGGCGCCCGCGGTGACCCGCGCGCGCGCCCTGCGCAGCGACATCAACGGCCAGATGGCCGAGTCGATCGGCGGCATGAGCGTGCTCCAGGCCAGCAATGCCGAGGGCCGCTTCGGCGAGCGCTTCCTGGCCACCAACCGCAGCCACTACCACGCGCGCCTGGCCGAGCTCAAGGCCAACGCCTTCCTGCTGCGTCCCGCGCTCGACCTGCTCAACGTGGTGCTGCTGGCCATCGTCATCTATGGCTTCGGCCAGCGGCAGATGAACGCGGTCGAGGTGGGCGTGCTGTACGCCTTCATCAGCTACATCGCGCGCGTGGTCGAGCCGCTGATCCAGATCACGATGCAGTTCAGCGGCCTGCAGCAGGCGGTGGTGGCCACCTCGCGCGTGGCCGCCCTGCTCGACGAGGAAGGCGCGGCCGAGCATGCGGCCGGCCGGGTCGGCACCGAGCTTGCCCACGATCCCGAGGCGCCGGCGGTGCGGGTGCGCCACCTGGAGTTCGCCTACGTACCGGGCCAGCCGGTGCTGCACGATCTCTCGCTCGACATCCCGCAGGGCGCCTTCTTCGGCATCGTCGGCCACACTGGCAGCGGCAAGTCGACCCTGCTCTCGCTGCTGCTGCGCTACTACACGGCCGACAAGGGCAGCATCGAGATCGGCGGCCTGCCGCTGGCGGCCATCGGCAACGAGCGCTTCCGCAACGAGGTCGGGCTGGTGCCCCAGGATCCCTTCATCCTCGCCGCCAGCGCGCGCGAGAACATCGACATGGGTCGCGGCCTGCCGCTCGAACGGATCGAGGCGGCGGCGCGTGCCGCCCATGCGCACGAGTTCATCGCCGCGCTGGAGCAGGGTTACGAGACCCAGCTGGGCGAAGGCGGTTCGCGCCTCTCGTCGGGCCAGAAACAGCTGGTGGCGATCGCGCGCGCCCTGGCCGGCCAGCCGCGCATCCTGCTGCTGGACGAAGCCACCTCGCGCATCGACAGCGCCACCGAGCAAATCGTGCAGCAGGCGCTGGAAGAGCTGCGCGGCCAGGTGACCATCGTCGCCATCGCGCACCGCCTGTCCACCATCCGCGAGGCCGACCGCATCATCGTGCTCAACCACGGCAGGATCAGCGAGGCCGGTGCGCACGACGAGCTGATGCGCATCGAGGGCGGCCTCTACCAGCGGCTCTACCTGCTCCAGCAGATCGCGGTGCCGGACGGCGACAAGGCCTGA
- a CDS encoding amidohydrolase family protein, producing MELVLRNATLPDGRTGIDIGIAGGRIAAVEPSLAAQGACEIALDGDLVSPPFVDAHFHMDAVLSYGLPRVNRSGTLLEGIQLWGELKPQLTQEALAERAMRYCDWAVARGLLAIRTHVDICDPRLLAVEALLEVRRRVAPYLDLQLVAFPQDGVLRSPGAFDNLKRAIGMGVDVVGGIPHFERTMAQGAESVRLLCEFAAEQGLRVDMHCDETDDPLSRHIETLAYETQRLGLQGRVAGSHLTSMHSMDNYYVSKLLPLIAESGVAAIANPLINITLQGRHDSYPKRRGMTRVPELLAAGVDVAFGHDCVLDPWYGMGSGDMLEVAHMGLHVAQMTGLEAMHQCFLAVTETPARILGLEGYGLAPGCHADLVVLDAGSTVEAIRLRAARRLVLRRGQIVAESPPAHARLSLPGRPGEVDFRMACQTIKDAHGR from the coding sequence ATGGAGCTCGTCCTACGCAACGCCACCTTGCCGGACGGCAGGACCGGCATCGACATCGGCATCGCCGGAGGGCGCATCGCCGCCGTCGAACCAAGCCTGGCCGCCCAGGGGGCGTGCGAGATCGCGCTCGACGGGGACCTGGTTAGCCCGCCTTTCGTGGACGCCCATTTCCACATGGACGCCGTGCTCAGCTATGGCCTGCCGCGCGTGAACCGCAGCGGCACCCTGCTCGAAGGCATCCAGTTGTGGGGCGAACTCAAGCCGCAGCTGACCCAGGAAGCGCTGGCCGAGCGCGCCATGCGCTATTGCGACTGGGCGGTGGCGCGCGGGCTGCTGGCGATCCGCACCCACGTCGACATCTGCGACCCGCGCCTGCTGGCCGTCGAGGCCCTGCTGGAGGTGCGCCGCCGGGTCGCCCCCTACCTCGACCTGCAGCTGGTGGCCTTTCCCCAGGACGGCGTCCTGCGCAGCCCGGGCGCCTTCGACAACCTGAAGCGGGCGATCGGCATGGGCGTCGACGTGGTCGGCGGTATCCCGCATTTCGAGCGCACCATGGCCCAGGGCGCGGAATCGGTGCGCCTGCTGTGCGAGTTCGCGGCGGAACAGGGACTGCGCGTGGACATGCACTGCGACGAGACCGACGATCCGCTGTCGCGCCACATCGAGACCCTGGCCTATGAAACCCAGCGCCTGGGCCTGCAGGGCAGGGTGGCCGGCTCCCACCTGACCTCGATGCACTCGATGGACAACTATTACGTGAGCAAGCTGCTGCCCCTGATCGCGGAAAGCGGCGTGGCGGCGATCGCCAATCCGCTCATCAATATCACGCTGCAGGGACGCCACGACAGCTATCCCAAAAGACGGGGGATGACGCGGGTGCCGGAATTGTTGGCCGCCGGGGTTGACGTTGCCTTCGGTCACGATTGCGTGCTCGATCCCTGGTACGGCATGGGCTCGGGCGACATGCTGGAAGTCGCCCACATGGGTTTGCACGTGGCCCAGATGACCGGGCTCGAGGCCATGCACCAGTGCTTCCTGGCGGTGACGGAAACCCCCGCGCGCATCCTCGGCCTTGAGGGCTACGGACTGGCGCCGGGCTGCCACGCCGACCTGGTGGTGCTCGACGCCGGCTCGACGGTCGAGGCGATCAGGCTGCGCGCCGCGCGCCGCCTGGTATTGCGCCGCGGACAGATCGTGGCCGAGTCTCCGCCGGCCCATGCGCGTCTCAGCCTGCCCGGCCGGCCCGGCGAAGTTGATTTCCGCATGGCATGCCAGACAATTAAAGACGCGCACGGTAGATGA
- a CDS encoding ABC transporter ATP-binding protein produces MSLARLIGGFVRRHWQSYASSAVMLAGVAVCTVLIPRKVGALIDGLAAHSLDQDALMLGLAQLLGLGVAIYVLRVGWRIRLYSAAYNLGVELRTRLYARLASQGPAFYQRQRTGDLMALATNDIDAIEMAAGEAMLAGFDGTLTLLMVLGIMTLGVDWRLATIALLPFPLMAYAFWRISTRIHTAESDALKRFSALNDHVQETLSGVRTLRALGLETRSAAQFGELAGQAAKASLTAQKWEAAYEPAVGLTLTAATGLTLGLGGYLVWQNELTVGALTSFSMYLGQLIWPMFAAGWVLSLIERGRAGLARLQPLLDAPLTVEDKGTLERIGKGPLSLEQVSFSYGHGAAERPALDGVSVSLQPGQTLGLVGPTGSGKSTLLRVLLRQATPQRGRVSWAGQPLEAYRLAALRAATSWVPQESFLFSATIAENIALARPGASRAEIEEAARMASIHDDILRFPHGYDTPVGEKGITLSGGQRQRVAIARALLADSPLLLLDDALSAVDTGTETRILEHLAELRAARPERAAIIASHRLSAVVGADRIVVLREGRIVEAGTHEELLQLDGWYASQWRYQQLEASIDAA; encoded by the coding sequence ATGAGTTTGGCAAGGCTGATCGGCGGCTTCGTCCGCCGGCATTGGCAATCCTATGCCTCGTCGGCGGTGATGCTGGCGGGCGTGGCCGTCTGCACGGTGCTCATCCCGCGCAAGGTCGGCGCACTGATCGACGGCCTGGCCGCGCACAGTCTCGACCAGGACGCCCTGATGCTCGGCCTGGCCCAGCTGCTCGGGCTGGGGGTGGCGATCTACGTGCTGCGCGTGGGCTGGCGCATCCGCCTGTATTCGGCGGCCTACAACCTCGGCGTCGAACTGCGCACCCGCCTGTACGCGCGCCTGGCCAGCCAGGGCCCGGCCTTCTACCAGCGCCAGCGCACCGGCGACCTGATGGCCCTGGCCACCAACGACATCGACGCCATCGAGATGGCGGCCGGCGAAGCCATGCTGGCCGGCTTCGACGGCACCCTCACCCTGCTGATGGTGCTGGGCATCATGACCCTGGGCGTGGACTGGCGCCTGGCCACCATCGCCCTGCTGCCCTTCCCGCTGATGGCCTACGCCTTCTGGCGCATCTCGACCCGCATCCACACCGCCGAGAGCGACGCCCTCAAGCGCTTCTCGGCCCTCAACGACCACGTGCAGGAAACCCTGAGCGGCGTGCGCACCCTGCGCGCCCTCGGCCTGGAAACGCGCAGCGCGGCCCAGTTCGGCGAACTGGCCGGCCAGGCCGCCAAGGCCAGCCTCACGGCCCAGAAATGGGAAGCGGCCTACGAACCGGCGGTGGGCCTGACCCTGACCGCCGCCACCGGCCTGACGCTCGGCCTGGGCGGCTACCTGGTGTGGCAGAACGAATTGACGGTGGGCGCGCTCACCAGCTTCTCGATGTACCTGGGGCAGCTGATCTGGCCGATGTTCGCGGCCGGCTGGGTGCTGTCCCTGATCGAGCGCGGCCGCGCCGGCCTGGCGCGCCTGCAGCCCCTGCTCGACGCCCCGCTGACGGTCGAGGACAAAGGCACGCTGGAGCGCATCGGCAAGGGTCCGCTCAGCCTGGAGCAGGTCAGCTTCAGCTACGGCCACGGCGCCGCCGAGCGCCCGGCCCTGGACGGGGTCTCGGTGAGCCTGCAGCCGGGCCAGACCCTGGGCCTGGTCGGCCCCACCGGTTCCGGCAAGTCGACCCTGCTGCGCGTGCTGCTGCGCCAGGCCACGCCCCAGCGCGGGCGGGTGAGCTGGGCCGGCCAGCCGCTCGAGGCCTACCGCCTGGCCGCCCTGCGCGCGGCGACCAGCTGGGTGCCCCAGGAATCCTTCCTGTTCTCGGCCACGATCGCCGAGAACATCGCCCTGGCCCGCCCCGGCGCCTCGCGCGCCGAGATCGAGGAAGCGGCCAGGATGGCGTCGATCCACGACGACATCCTGCGCTTCCCGCACGGCTACGACACGCCGGTGGGCGAGAAAGGCATCACCCTCTCCGGCGGCCAGCGCCAGCGGGTGGCGATCGCGCGCGCCCTGCTCGCCGACAGCCCGCTGCTGCTGCTCGACGACGCCCTGTCGGCGGTCGACACCGGCACCGAGACCCGCATCCTCGAGCACCTGGCCGAGCTGCGCGCGGCGCGTCCCGAGCGCGCCGCCATCATCGCCAGCCACCGCCTGTCGGCCGTGGTCGGCGCCGACCGCATCGTCGTGCTGCGCGAAGGCCGCATCGTCGAAGCCGGCACCCACGAGGAACTGCTGCAACTGGACGGCTGGTACGCCAGCCAGTGGCGCTATCAACAACTGGAGGCCAGCATTGACGCCGCCTGA
- a CDS encoding diguanylate cyclase, which yields MSAALLRVLKRPRSLALAASLWASLCVLPAQADPGAQTPLAQRLAEIREVNRFIPERALPMLQAIDAEGRAAPLPERTEFLNQLAAAQYALGHDALALATTNELIELGRTHQDNAALAKGTLRKGYIAFGEHRLAESHRLIWEAERLAKTTQDFDLRLRTTISSGESYAEDGNLPVALERLESAAAMAREKGDPVQVVMALNALVRLYGTMREFDKGFRLLEEATTIALKTNSPGRMATLKSAEYGLAIETKQYQRALRALQHGIALERQIGAHSMVAYSLVNLSDCYLKMHDFRNAASYAEQTIEAARRLNDPGLETTARLNLGQALMGLGRLAEGKRQMEIGMQGYEASGAKPELQAVLVEYGSALERAGDLAGALRAYHRERKLSNELFEQRRQEAMLDLQQKYEADKKQRQIELLRSENQVKSAEIDNRRLQQRIWWLLALVFALASAVVGLLYRKVRHANAALHEKNRELKQQSVRDPLTGLYNRRHFLEFMRSLPASGAGCLHEEQTGALFLLDVDHFKHINDTHGHAAGDAVLTAISNGLREILRETDMIVRWGGEEFLAYLPTIPRGGLDEVAQRILNGVSEIRIPYGDGTLTVHVSIGFAPFPIAVGAQMLAWERVVNLVDMALYLAKSHGRNRAYGVRGFADPHKACIDEIERNLEQAWRAGQVDLSVVLGGEWKELRVVSA from the coding sequence ATGTCCGCCGCCCTGCTCCGCGTCCTGAAGCGTCCACGCAGCCTCGCGCTTGCCGCGTCGTTGTGGGCCTCGCTCTGCGTGCTGCCGGCGCAGGCGGATCCGGGCGCGCAGACGCCGCTGGCCCAGCGCCTGGCCGAGATCCGCGAAGTCAACCGCTTCATTCCCGAGCGCGCCCTGCCCATGCTGCAGGCGATCGACGCCGAGGGACGGGCGGCGCCGCTGCCCGAGCGCACCGAATTCCTGAACCAGCTCGCCGCCGCCCAGTACGCGCTCGGCCACGACGCGCTGGCCCTGGCCACCACCAATGAACTGATCGAACTGGGGCGCACCCACCAGGACAATGCGGCGCTGGCCAAGGGCACGCTGCGCAAGGGCTACATCGCCTTCGGCGAGCACCGCCTGGCCGAGTCGCACCGCCTGATCTGGGAAGCGGAAAGGCTGGCCAAGACCACCCAGGACTTCGACCTGCGCCTGCGCACCACCATCTCGTCCGGCGAGTCGTATGCCGAAGACGGCAACCTGCCGGTGGCGCTGGAGCGCCTCGAATCGGCCGCCGCGATGGCGCGCGAGAAAGGCGACCCGGTGCAGGTGGTGATGGCGCTCAATGCGCTGGTGCGCCTGTACGGCACCATGCGCGAGTTCGACAAGGGCTTCCGTCTGCTGGAAGAAGCCACGACCATCGCCCTCAAGACCAATTCGCCGGGCCGCATGGCCACGCTCAAGAGCGCCGAGTACGGCCTGGCCATCGAGACCAAACAATACCAGCGCGCGCTGCGTGCGCTGCAGCATGGCATCGCGCTCGAGCGCCAGATCGGCGCGCATTCGATGGTCGCCTATTCGCTGGTGAACCTGTCGGACTGCTATCTGAAGATGCACGACTTCCGCAACGCCGCCAGCTATGCGGAGCAGACCATCGAGGCCGCGCGCCGCCTCAACGACCCGGGGTTGGAGACGACCGCGCGCCTGAACCTGGGCCAGGCCTTGATGGGCCTGGGCCGCCTGGCCGAAGGCAAGCGCCAGATGGAAATCGGCATGCAGGGCTACGAGGCTTCCGGCGCCAAGCCCGAGCTGCAGGCGGTGCTGGTGGAATACGGCAGCGCGCTCGAACGCGCCGGCGACCTGGCCGGGGCGCTGCGCGCCTACCACCGCGAGCGCAAGCTCTCGAACGAACTGTTCGAGCAGCGCCGCCAGGAAGCCATGCTCGACCTGCAACAGAAATATGAGGCCGACAAGAAGCAGCGCCAGATCGAGCTGCTGCGCAGCGAGAACCAGGTCAAGTCGGCCGAGATCGACAACCGCCGCCTGCAGCAGCGCATCTGGTGGCTGCTGGCCCTGGTGTTTGCGCTGGCCTCGGCCGTGGTCGGCCTCCTGTACCGCAAGGTGCGCCACGCCAACGCCGCGCTGCACGAGAAGAACCGCGAACTCAAGCAGCAGAGCGTGCGCGACCCGCTGACCGGCCTGTACAACCGCCGCCACTTCCTCGAATTCATGCGCAGCCTGCCCGCCAGCGGAGCCGGTTGCCTGCACGAGGAACAGACCGGCGCCCTGTTCCTGCTCGACGTCGACCACTTCAAGCACATCAACGACACCCACGGCCACGCGGCCGGCGACGCGGTGCTGACCGCCATTTCCAACGGCCTGCGCGAGATCCTGCGCGAGACCGACATGATCGTGCGCTGGGGCGGCGAAGAATTCCTGGCCTACCTGCCGACCATCCCGCGCGGCGGGCTGGACGAGGTGGCCCAGCGCATCCTGAACGGCGTGTCCGAGATCCGCATCCCCTACGGCGATGGCACGCTGACGGTCCACGTGTCGATCGGCTTTGCCCCCTTCCCGATCGCGGTCGGCGCCCAGATGCTGGCCTGGGAACGGGTGGTGAACCTCGTCGACATGGCGCTCTACCTGGCCAAGTCGCACGGCCGCAACCGCGCCTACGGCGTGCGCGGCTTCGCCGACCCGCACAAGGCTTGCATCGACGAGATCGAGCGCAACCTGGAACAGGCCTGGCGCGCCGGCCAGGTCGACCTGTCGGTGGTCCTGGGCGGCGAGTGGAAGGAACTGCGGGTCGTCAGCGCCTGA
- a CDS encoding phasin family protein yields MTSLPEQLSAARSAQLEAQFTLFRHLTTRAFDSASRVIALNLSTSRDSVERSSQAVRQLIAASGPADLAALREHAEDQVRSLFSYSRELFSIVAGAQPYAVRPAAAPLLAPPASAPASAPASAPASAPPSAPAPEAETAATVAAVEQAVAEVSAPAAQAAETVAASTQESVQAATEAVAEGAAAVSDAVKAESEQLAAYVQEHVGAEEPAVVADAIAPVDEPAPVAKPKPIARAAGKGAPKAAVAPHPAAAPVADLAAVPVPAPRGEQGAKRKK; encoded by the coding sequence ATGACTTCACTTCCCGAGCAATTGTCCGCAGCACGCAGCGCCCAGCTGGAGGCCCAGTTCACCCTGTTCCGTCACCTGACGACGCGCGCCTTCGACAGCGCCAGCCGGGTCATCGCCCTGAACCTCTCCACCTCGCGCGACTCGGTCGAGCGCTCTTCCCAGGCGGTGCGCCAGCTGATCGCCGCCAGCGGCCCGGCCGATCTGGCGGCCCTGCGCGAGCACGCCGAGGACCAGGTGCGCAGCCTGTTCTCGTACAGCCGCGAGCTGTTCAGCATCGTCGCCGGCGCCCAGCCTTATGCGGTGCGCCCGGCCGCCGCGCCCCTGCTGGCGCCGCCCGCTTCGGCTCCCGCTTCTGCTCCCGCTTCTGCTCCCGCTTCGGCTCCTCCTTCGGCTCCGGCTCCCGAAGCCGAGACGGCCGCCACCGTCGCTGCGGTCGAGCAGGCCGTGGCCGAGGTGAGCGCGCCGGCCGCCCAGGCCGCCGAGACGGTCGCCGCATCCACGCAGGAATCGGTGCAAGCCGCAACCGAGGCCGTGGCCGAAGGCGCCGCGGCGGTGAGCGACGCCGTCAAGGCCGAGTCGGAACAACTGGCCGCCTACGTGCAGGAGCACGTCGGCGCCGAGGAGCCGGCGGTGGTCGCCGACGCCATCGCGCCGGTGGACGAGCCGGCGCCGGTGGCCAAGCCCAAGCCGATCGCCCGCGCGGCCGGCAAGGGTGCACCGAAAGCGGCCGTGGCGCCGCACCCGGCCGCCGCCCCGGTGGCCGACCTGGCGGCGGTGCCGGTGCCGGCGCCCAGAGGCGAGCAGGGAGCCAAGCGCAAGAAGTGA